One region of Drosophila teissieri strain GT53w chromosome 2L, Prin_Dtei_1.1, whole genome shotgun sequence genomic DNA includes:
- the LOC122626021 gene encoding thiamine transporter 1, translating into MKNWLKISLLLCTFGFFREFRPSEPYVTEYLSTDYGNLTTDQIYQDVYPFGTYSVLAQLVVVFLITDLVRYKPVIVLSALAGITLFSMLIWTETVGMLQVAQVFFGTFTAAEVAYYTYMYAKVNKEQYQVVTGHTRAAILSGKFLGGLFAQILVSTSSMDYRQLHYLSLATQLISLAVSLFLPSVPRSLYFYADVEKNPTPDGDVAAPKFSFVNACRLLWYHLVSSYSNPVVLQWSIWWALATCGQVQVISYIQFLWKEVAPNHLSVYNGGVEAVATLLGAIGAILAGLLNSNKRRRSYMTGISICAAVLGALLIYAAKTQEIWVAYINYVLFCAVFFFIITVAGAVVAENLVEDSFGLIFGINTLVGLVLQTILTIAVVERVGFALEPRDQYVVYGSYFLVLGGVSIIGSICMKLFCTNNKSSAGNVVPLT; encoded by the exons ATGAAGAACTGGCTGAAGAtctcgctgctgctgtgcacGTTCGGCTTTTTCCGGGAGTTTCGACCTTCGGAGCCGTACGTCACGGAGTACCTGTCCACGGATTATGGCAACCTGACCACGGATCAGATCTACCAGGATGTGTATCCCTTCGGCACCTACTCGGTGCTGGCCCAGCTGGTCGTTGTGTTCCTCATCACAGATCTGGTGAGGTACAAACCGGTTATCGTACTGTCGGCACTGGCTGGGATTACCCTGTTTTCAATGCTTATCTGGACGGAGACCGTGGGAATGCTGCAGGTGGCCCAAGTGTTTTTTGGCACCTTCACGGCCGCGGAGGTGGCCTACTACACATACATGTACGCCAAGGTCAACAAGGAGCAGTATCAGGTGGTCACCGGCCACACGAGAGCTGCCATCTTGAGCGGCAAGTTCCTCGGCGGCCTCTTTGCCCAGATTTTGGTGTCCACCAGCAGCATGGACTACCGGCAGCTGCACTACCTCTCGCTGGCCACGCAGTTGATCTCCCTGGCCGTGTCCCTGTTCCTGCCCAGTGTGCCGCGGAGCCTCTACTTCTACGCGGATGTCGAAAAGAATCCCACTCCCGACGGAGACGTGGCTGCACCAAAGTTCTCCTTCGTCAATGCCTGCCGCCTGCTGTGGTACCACCTCGTCTCTTCCTACTCGAATCCCGTGGTGCTGCAGTGGAGTATATGGTGGGCACTGGCCACGTGCGGTCAAGTTCAA GTGATCTCCTACATCCAGTTCCTGTGGAAGGAAGTGGCCCCGAATCACCTTAGCGTGTACAATGGCGGAGTGGAGGCCGTGGCCACACTCCTTGGAGCGATCGGAGCCATTCTGGCGGGCCTGCTGAACTCCAACAAGCGACGCAGATCCTACATGACGGGCATATCCATCTGTGCCGCTGTCCTGGGCGCCCTGCTCATCTATGCTGCCAAGACGCAGGAGATCTGGGTGGCCTATATAAACTATGTGCTCTTCTGCGCCGTATTCTTCTTCATCATCACGGTGGCGGGCGCCGTGGTGGCCGAGAATCTGGTGGAGGACAGTTTTGGCTTGATCTTCGGTATTAACACGTTGGTGGGTCTAGTGCTGCAGACCATTCTGACCATTGCGGTTGTGGAGCGAGTTGGTTTCGCTCTGGAGCCCCGGGATCAGTACGTGGTTTACGGCAgctattttttggttttgggtggaGTATCTATAATTGGGTCTATATGcatgaaattgttttgcacgAATAACAAGTCAAGTGCGGGGAATGTGGTTCCTTTAACGTAA
- the LOC122618966 gene encoding ATPase family protein 2 homolog has protein sequence MPPKSSSKKNQVTWYHCESCGVHIPSKARENHEGLCSSISQDDVGPDSEAEYVRSGAIYTRSLQQRNFEVESLKDLPAKYANMIVFVSEGAMQLAQLHIGQHVVLEAPSTSEQPLVRIVWPTTEQFLTTVFVSEGDFKLHCTQLRGKLLKISALPPSRLTAAASISMKHINGTETSLKLGQLQDAIALLKRDMVNRVFCKDSLIYMNFFNKSLTFRLERWQSTVEEALAGLSLDSKALQFIQVTNVTKVQLIENANQQQVEQKISHRIIKSQIGGLDRQLQLVEESMEYALGFRALPAGLRVSRGLLLYGATGCGKSMVLEAMCAVAEERSQERVQLIRINSGEVYSKFLGETEQKLSAIFERAYNHYPHPTLLLIEDVHNLCPKQESSDLVKRVSLAFLSLLDQLSSPSQLKGSKTFVLATSSQIDALHPSIRRAGRLDSEVELGAPSSQARLEILKCLIQSVEHQLSDEEVEHVASITHGYVGADLANLVYAAMLQAQPNPLQMLHLQAALTRIKPSAMREVLIECPNVQWSDIGGQSELRLAMQQAIEWPLLHADKFQRLGIKPPRGILMFGPPGNSKTMIAKALATESKLNFLSIKGPELFSMWVGESERAVREVFRKARQVAPAIVFFDEIDAIGGERSEGDGSCSGSSVKERVLTQLLTELDGVEALQNVTIVAATNRPDMIDKALLRPGRIDRILYVGLPQCEARKEILKIKLRAMPISNDVDMEKLVQLTEGYSGAEIQAVCHEAALRALEQSFEAEDVKWTDFEHALKTVPPRTSPELLKLYEDYLKRK, from the exons ATGCCGCCAAAGTCGAGCAGCAAGAAAAACCAGGTTACTTGGTACCACTGCGAGTCCTGCGGCGTCCACATTCCTTCGAAAGCGAGAGAGAACCACGAGGGCTTGTGCTCTTCAATCAGCCAGGACGATGTTGGCCCTGATTCCGAGGCGGAGTACGTCCGGAGTGGGGCAATCTATACGAGAAGCCTTCAGCAGCGAAACTTTGAGGTGGAGTCCCTAAAGGATCTGCCCGCCAAGTATGCCAATATGATAGTCTTCGTCTCCGAGGGTGCGATGCAATTGGCACAGCTGCACATCGGACAACATGTGGTGCTGGAAGCTCCTTCGACGTCGGAGCAGCCGCTGGTTAGGATTGTATGGCCCACAACGGAGCAATTCCTCACCACAGTATTTGTCAGTGAAGGGG ATTTTAAACTCCATTGTACGCAATTAAGAGGAAAGCTACTCAAGATCTCTGCCCTGCCTCCCAGTCGCCTCACTGCGGCTGCCAGCATTTCCATGAAGCATATAAACGGCACAGAGACTTCCCTGAAGTTAGGACAACTACAGGACGCCATTGCCCTTCTCAAAAGAGACATGGTTAACAGGGTATTCTGCAAGGACAGTCTGATATACATGAATTTCTTTAACAAATCGCTAACTTTTCGCCTGGAGCGATGGCAGAGTACAGTGGAAGAGGCTCTTGCTGGTCTCAGCCTAGATTCCAAAGCGTTGCAGTTCATCCAGGTTACTAACGTTACCAAGGTTCAACTaatagaaaatgcaaatcagCAGCAGGTGGAGCAGAAGATAAGTCACAGGATCATCAAATCCCAAATAGGCGGGCTCGATAGGCAATTGCAACTAGTGGAGGAGAGCATGGAGTACGCTTTGGGCTTCCGAGCATTGCCTGCAG gcCTCAGGGTTTCCCGCGGACTGCTCCTGTACGGCGCCACTGGCTGTGGCAAGTCCATGGTTCTGGAGGCCATGTGTGCAGTGGCAGAGGAGCGTAGTCAGGAACGTGTCCAGCTGATACGCATTAACAGCGGCGAAGTCTACAGCAAATTCCTGGGTGAAACGGAACAGAAACTAAGTGCTATTTTTGAGCGTGCCTACAATCACTATCCGCACCCAACGTTGCTGCTGATTGAGGATGTCCATAACTTGTGTCCCAAGCAGGAAAGCAGCGATCTTGTCAAGCGAGTCTCATTGGCCTTTCTATCCCTACTGGATCAGCTAAGTAGTCCCAGCCAGCTAAAGGGAAGCAAAACTTTCGTCCTGGCCACTAGTTCTCAGATCGATGCCCTGCATCCGAGCATTCGGCGAGCTGGTCGATTGGACAGCGAAGTGGAGTTGGGTGCTCCCAGCTCTCAGGCAAGGCTGGAAATTCTGAAATGCCTCATCCAGTCGGTGGAGCATCAGCTGAGTGATGAGGAAGTGGAGCACGTTGCATCTATTACCCATGGCTACGTGGGAGCAGACCTAGCAAATCTCGTTTATGCAGCCATGCTTCAGGCGCAACCGAATCCCCTACAAATGCTGCACCTACAAGCTGCTCTGACCCGCATCAAACCATCGGCGATGCGTGAGGTGCTCATCGAATGCCCCAATGTGCAGTGGTCAGACATTGGCGGTCAATCCGAGCTCCGTTTGGCGATGCAGCAGGCCATCGAGTGGCCACTGCTGCATGCGGATAAGTTCCAACGCCTGGGCATCAAGCCGCCAAGGGGTATCCTCATGTTTGGACCGCCAGGAAACTCAAAAACCATGATTGCCAAGGCCCTTGCCACCGAAAGCAAGCTTAATTTCCTGTCCATCAAGGGACCAGAGCTCTTTTCCATGTGGGTTGGCGAATCGGAGCGAGCGGTGCGAGAGGTCTTCCGAAAAGCTCGTCAGGTGGCACCCGCCATAGTTTTCTTCGACGAAATCGACGCCATCGGTGGTGAGCGTTCGGAGGGCGATGGTTCCTGCTCTGGTTCTTCCGTAAAAGAGCGAGTTCTCACGCAACTGCTCACCGAACTGGATGGCGTGGAGGCCCTGCAAAATGTCACCATAGTGGCTGCCACCAATCGTCCAGATATGATCGATAAGGCGCTGCTTCGTCCGGGCAGAATTGACCGAATTCTCTACGTAGGACTACCACAATGCGAAGCACGCAAGGAAATCCTAAAGATCAAACTTCGTGCCATGCCGATATCGAATGATGTGGACATGGAGAAGTTGGTGCAGCTGACGGAGGGATATTCCGGAGCAGAAATACAAGCCGTGTGCCATGAGGCTGCCCTGAGAGCCTTGGAGCAAAGCTTTGAAGCGGAGGATGTAAAGTGGACGGACTTTGAGCACGCTTTGAAGACGGTGCCTCCGCGGACTAGCCCTGAATTGCTAAAACTCTATGAAGATTACCTCAAACGAAAGTAG